A single region of the Camelus ferus isolate YT-003-E chromosome 2, BCGSAC_Cfer_1.0, whole genome shotgun sequence genome encodes:
- the PCDH7 gene encoding protocadherin-7 isoform X7 translates to MLRMRTTGWARAWCLGCCLLLPLSLSLAAAKQLLRYRLAEEGPADVRIGNVASDLGIVTGSGEVTFSLESGSEYLKIDNLTGELSTSERRIDREKLPQCQMIFDENECFLDFEVSVIGPSQSWVDLFEGRVIVLDINDNTPTFPSPVLTLTVEENRPVGTLYLLPTATDRDFGRNGIDRYELLQEPGGGGGGGEGRRAGPADSAPYPGGGGNGATGGGGSGGSKRRLDAPEGGSGTNPGGRSSVFELQVADTPDGEKQPQLIVKGALDREQRDSYELTLRVRDGGDPPRSSQAILRVLITDVNDNSPRFEKSVYEADLAENSAPGTPILQLRAADLDVGVNGQIEYVFGAATESVRRLLRLDETSGWLSVLHRIDREEVNQLRFTVMARDRGQPPKTDKATVVLNIKDENDNVPSIEIRKIGRIPLKDGVANVAEDVLVDTPIALVQVSDRDQGENGVVTCTVVGDVPFQLKPASDTEGDQNKKKYFLHTSAPLDYETTREFNVVIVAVDSGSPSLSSNNSLIVKVGDTNDNPPVFGQSVVEVYFPENNIPGERVATVLATDADSGKNAEIAYSLDSSVMGIFAIDPDSGDILVNTVLDREQTDRYEFKVNAKDKGIPVLQGSTTVIVQVADKNDNDPKFMQDVFTFYVKENLQPNSPVGMVTVMDADKGRNAEMSLYIEENSNIFSIENDTGTIYSTMSFDREHQTTYTFRVKAVDGGDPPRSATATVSLFVMDENDNAPTVTLPRNISYTLLPPSSNVRTVVATVLATDSDDGINADLNYSIVGGNPFKLFEIDSTSGVVSLVGKLTQKHYGLHRLVVQVNDSGQPSQSTTTLVHVFVNESVSNATVIDSQIARSLHTPLTQDIAGDPSYEISKQRLSIVIGVVAGIMTVILIILIVVMARYCRSKNKNGYEAGKKDHEDFFTPQQHDKSKKPKKDKKNKKSKQPLYSSIVTVEASKPNGQRYDSVNEKLSDSPSMGRYRSVNGGPGSPDLARHYKSSSPLPTVQLHPQSPTAGKKHQAVQDLPPANTFVGAGDNISIGSDHCSEYSCQTNNKYSKQVDTVQTTNPPWPH, encoded by the coding sequence ATGCTGAGGATGCGGACCACGGGATGGGCGCGCGCCTGGTGCCTGGGCTGCTGTCTCCTCCTGCCGCTCTCACTCAGCCTGGCGGCCGCCAAACAACTCCTCCGGTACCGACTGGCCGAGGAGGGCCCAGCAGACGTCCGCATCGGCAACGTCGCCTCGGACTTGGGCATCGTGACCGGCTCCGGTGAGGTGACTTTCAGCCTCGAGTCGGGCTCAGAGTACCTGAAGATCGACAACCTCACCGGCGAGCTGAGTACGAGCGAGCGGCGCATCGACCGCGAGAAGCTGCCCCAGTGTCAGATGATCTTCGACGAGAACGAGTGCTTCCTGGACTTCGAGGTGTCGGTGATCGGGCCCTCGCAGAGCTGGGTGGACCTGTTCGAGGGTCGGGTCATCGTGCTCGACATCAACGACAACACGCCCACCTTCCCGTCGCCCGTGCTTACGCTCACGGTGGAGGAGAACCGGCCCGTGGGCACTCTCTACCTGCTACCCACCGCCACCGACCGTGACTTCGGTCGCAACGGCATCGACCGCTACGAGCTGCTCCAGGAgcccgggggcggcggcggcggcggcgagggcCGGCGCGCCGGGCCTGCCGACAGCGCCCCCTACCCCGGGGGCGGCGGGAACGGCGCGACCGGCGGCGGCGGCTCGGGTGGCTCCAAGAGGCGGCTGGACGCGCCGGAGGGTGGCAGCGGGACCAACCCGGGAGGCCGCAGCAGCGTGTTCGAGCTGCAGGTGGCCGACACCCCGGATGGCGAGAAGCAGCCGCAGTTGATCGTGAAGGGGGCGCTGGACCGCGAACAGCGCGACTCCTACGAGTTGACCCTACGGGTGCGCGACGGTGGCGACCCGCCCCGCTCCTCTCAGGCCATCCTGCGGGTGCTCATCACTGACGTGAATGACAACAGCCCCCGCTTCGAGAAGAGCGTGTACGAGGCTGACCTGGCAGAGAACAGCGCCCCAGGGACCCCCATCCTGCAGCTGCGCGCCGCCGACCTGGACGTGGGGGTCAACGGGCAGATTGAGTATGTGTTTGGGGCGGCTACTGAGTCCGTGAGGCGGCTGCTGCGCCTCGACGAGACGTCCGGCTGGCTCAGTGTCCTGCATCGTATCGACCGCGAGGAGGTGAACCAGCTGCGCTTCACTGTCATGGCCCGCGATCGCGGGCAGCCCCCCAAGACCGACAAAGCCACGGTGGTCCTCAATATCAAGGACGAGAACGACAATGTGCCGTCCATTGAAATCCGCAAGATCGGGCGTATCCCACTCAAGGACGGGGTGGCCAACGTGGCCGAGGACGTTCTGGTCGACACCCCCATCGCCCTGGTGCAGGTGTCTGACCGAGACCAAGGCGAGAACGGAGTGGTCACCTGTACCGTGGTGGGCGACGTGCCCTTCCAACTCAAACCGGCCAGCGACACAGAGGGCGATCAGAACAAGAAAAAGTACTTTCTGCACACGTCTGCCCCTTTGGACTATGAGACCACTCGGGAGTTCAACGTGGTCATAGTGGCGGTGGACTCGGGCAGCCCTAGCCTCTCCAGCAACAACTCCCTGATTGTCAAGGTGGGAGACACTAATGACAACCCTCCCGTCTTCGGCCAGTCGGTGGTGGAGGTTTACTTTCCCGAGAACAACATCCCTGGTGAGAGGGTAGCCACGGTGCTGGCGACAGACGCCGACAGCGGGAAAAACGCTGAGATCGCCTACTCTCTGGACTCTTCCGTCATGGGGATCTTTGCCATAGATCCCGATTCCGGGGACATCCTCGTCAATACGGTGCTGGACCGTGAGCAGACTGACAGGTATGAGTTTAAAGTTAACGCCAAAGACAAAGGCATCCCGGTGCTGCAGGGCAGCACCACTGTGATTGTGCAGGTGGCTGACAAGAATGACAATGACCCTAAGTTTATGCAGGACGTCTTTACCTTTTATGTGAAAGAAAACTTGCAGCCCAACAGCCCCGTGGGAATGGTCACAGTGATGGATGCTGACAAGGGGCGCAATGCGGAGATGAGCCTGTACATAGAGGAGAACAGTAACattttttccattgaaaatgACACAGGGACCATTTACTCCACCATGTCTTTTGACCGGGAACATCAGACCACATACACATTCAGAGTCAAGGCTGTGGATGGGGGAGATCCTCCCAGATCTGCAACAGCCACAGTCTCTCTCTTTGTGATGGATGAGAATGACAACGCTCCCACCGTTACCCTTCCCAGAAACATTTCCTACACTTTACTGCCACCTTCAAGTAATGTCAGAACAGTGGTAGCTACAGTGTTGGCAACAGACAGTGATGATGGCATCAATGCAGACCTTAACTACAGCATTGTGGGAGGGAATCCCTTCAAGCTGTTTGAGATTGATTCCACCAGTGGTGTGGTTTCCTTAGTGGGAAAACTCACCCAAAAGCATTATGGCTTGCACAGGTTGGTAGTGCAAGTGAATGACAGTGGGCAGCCTTCCCAGTCCACGACGACTCTGGTGCATGTGTTTGTCAATGAAAGTGTTTCTAATGCAACTGTGATTGACTCCCAGATAGCCAGAAGTTTGCACACCCCACTTACCCAGGATATAGCTGGTGACCCAAGCTATGAAATTAGCAAACAGAGACTCAGTATTGTGATTGGGGTGGTTGCTGGAATTATGACAGTGATTCTAATCATCTTAATTGTAGTGATGGCAAGATACTGCcgttccaaaaataaaaatggctatgAAGCTGGCAAAAAAGATCATGAAGACTTTTTTACACCCCAACAGCATGACAAATCTAAAAAGCctaaaaaggacaagaaaaacaaaaaatctaagcAGCCTCTCTACAGCAGCATTGTCACTGTAGAAGCTTCTAAACCAAATGGACAGAGGTATGATAGTGTCAATGAGAAGCTGTCAGACAGCCCAAGCATGGGCCGATACCGATCAGTTAACGGCGGGCCCGGCAGTCCTGACCTGGCCAGGCATTACAAATCTAGTTCCCCATTGCCAACTGTCCAGCTTCACCCCCAATCACcaactgcaggaaaaaaacacCAGGCCGTACAAGATCTACCACCAGCTAACACATTTGTGGGAGCAGGAGACAACATTTCAATTGGATCAGATCACTGCTCTGAGTACAGCTGTCAAACCAATAACAAGTACAGCAAACAG